CAGTTTCGCATTACAGTTTCAGTATGTGGATAGACTGGAAAAAACTTATGGAATGTGTCGTTAAAATCATACAGTAACATTTTATTACAATAACAGACTTAGTGTTGGGGAGAGTGAACATGTTATgccttattattaaattactttgattaaataaaattaatattattaaaataattagatgaaattaaaataatattattaaattattttggTTCAAGTTGTTTACAGGAACGGGGACTTGTTACACAAACCTATATCTCATGTCTGGGACACCCGGAGGACAAGGAGGTGATCGACCATTCGGAGCACAAGATTTTCAAGAGCccaaatttttaaatatatataagcaTAATTGGATATTTGAAACATGAAACTACAGAAACACAACCGAAACAACCAAAACGAAGCACAATAGGTCCAAAAAACAACAATGAAATGCCCCAAAAAGAGAAGAAATCAAAGTCCACTAGGGTCTAAAGACATTTTTAAATAGCTTATATTATTCGTTACGGCCTAAATGCTTTTTTTTTCATCTCGTTCTAGGTACTTAAATTCTTGGAACCATCTCGTTCTAGGTACTTAAATTCTTGAAACCGACCCTAATCTCGTGCTTTAATGTTAACAATCTCATCTCAGATAAGAAAGAACTATTTCGACAAACCAAATAATCCAAGTGTAGGAGCGGTAATATGGAGCGCCGAATAGCTTTGGGTAATGGGTCAACGTATAAAGCTAATTATAGTTTTATATGTGTGGGTACATTTCTGACCAATTTTGGACAGTTCAATACGTTCAACCTACCTGACCCGATTACTTCAAAtttagctttaccaatttcacgtgTTCAATAAACTGTAACTTAAATTGACTTGATTGCATTTTAAGTAGGTCAAAATTGCCACCTCACAAACCAGTCTATAAGTCAATAGTTAATTAGTTTTAGCTGTTCCAGGGCACTAGAAAATTCATGAGATGTTTTTTTGTTTAAATCACTGATCATCATAAATAACGCATACCCTACGCCTAATTCCCGCAAAAGATACTTAGTTTTGGGGAGAATGAGCTTTTGGATACTTAAGTTCTTCGAATTCTTAAAGACAAGGGTCAAGCAACATGCTTTCAGATTTGGCCGAAGTTTGATTCAGTATGTAAAATGTTCCAAAAAAAAAactagattaaaaaaaaaaacagagcCTTTCAAATACAGCTCAAAAAATGTCACCAATTACCCTCAAAGCAAAAAAGAATTCACTGTAACATAAAAAGAGACAACAAACAGGTATAGACATGCCCACCTTCTGAACTAAAAATCTCTCATTTACAGGGTTTCATTTTAATATAAAAACCAAAAAATTATAATGTGTTCCTTAACAAAATATTTAAACCAAAAGGGAAGAAAAATCGTAATTATACATGCAAATACCAGCTAAACACTAGAGGCCTCGCCTTCATTCTTCTTTGCTGGTACCACATTCACCTTAAGTGTCTGCAAAAATAATTTCAGTTTCAGTTATATCATTATAGTCGACACAAAAAGATTTCAAGTGAAAATGTAAGCACGTAACGTACTAGAAAATAATTTACCAACTTAAAGAGTTCAGGGTCAATGCAACAAAATGCGGTACATATTACCAACCTCGCCCATCTTGCCACCTCTAATTTTATTAATGTAAAAGATAGCTAACTTTGAAACTTACCACTTTCTTTCCACCGAACAACAGCTTCAACAAGACGCAAAAGGGCACAAAATCAATTAAAACTAGAACACCAATTGTAAGATTCGGTTGCTTTTCTGCCTTCTCAATAAGTTCCTGCAATAATACAATAGAAAGTTTAGAATACGCGCAACAGCGAAACCGATACATTCTTATTCAAAGACGAAAACAATCAAAAATTGAACTGTTGGTACTTTTTAAAGCAAATACCTTAGTTATCAGGGATAAGTGGGGAAGTTGGCCTTCTTTTTCTCTTCTCCATTAACCAAGATGACAACCTCGTTATCGGGTTTCAAAATGGCAGTGTACACATGGGTTAATTCTATATGGATGGATGCATCCTCGTTTTACATGCATATTGCTCCATCTTCGTTTATGTTTATAATAAGTAGTACGTCTAAGTATATATAAGATGCATCCCTATATTATCCCCTTTAATATGTTTCGAATATGCTTCTATTGAATCCCGTGTGTCAGATAATACGAATATATAGAATGTAGCAGATAATCATGGTATGTTTGTCAAGTGCATACCCTTAAAACTAATGATTGCCAAGTATTTGTAAAGCCTATATTTGAAAGCTTCTCATATAATTGTTAATTTGTAGATATGTTTCTTTAAGTTTAGATTCTGTCTTATGTTGTTTCAAGTTAAGATGAAAGATTATGTTACTTAGAATTCAGTGTAAATTAGCAATGGTCTACAATAGTGTTTACAGAACTCAAGACCTTGAAACTGAAATTATTAGCCAAAAAAGAAGGTACACTTTGCTAAGATAAATCCATAAATCATTCTCCTTATGTTAAAATTAAAAGTGATGGTTTGCCATAACGTGTATATAAGTTTTTTTTAATGTGGTAGCGTTGTTGAGAAGTGGGTTTAGTACAAATTTATTTACATTCACTTACTAACATCATAcaatcaaatgatgataatcttgAGATCATGAACTTTCCCTTTTTTTCATATAAaatcatgcatgtgtaagtatttttgtttcaAAACATGTGTATCTGCAGAGACATGTTGACTTATATTGGGGCTATGATATATGGAGATCAAATGCTTCCATTTGCCTTCATGCTTAGGCTATATTGACTTATATTCTTGAATGTGTTGTGCTTTATGAAACTCAACATTTTCAAGTAAAAATTTAAAATAACTAAATGTAAAAGCTAATATATGTTGTGTTTATTCCTTATCCAATGGACTGCTGCATTCTCATACATTAATTAGTATGCACACCCCTAATTTCATTTACTCAATGTGCTAAAAATAAAATCATACCTTTATTGCAATTTTCCCTCTTATGTAGCAGTCTACTTTCTGAAAAATCTAACGGCAGGTTGGAGCAATTGTAAAATCTaaaccacatcaagtttttgatgTCACGACCGGACTGCGGCACACAAAGAAGAATTTTCTAAGAATTGAAAAGGAACATTACCGAATAGACGGTGCttcatttttatataaaattctctTTATACAAAGGTTTCTTTGCCCGTAAAGATAAAGATATATTTGAAACGTTTTACAAAAGTGTGATGTAATTTAATGTCAGGATCATGAGAACATTTCAAATCTACGGAGTTCGTTAAATATTTCTAAATTTCAAGATAAAACATTTTTACAAGTAATAAGTATTAAAAAAGGGTAGCCTTTAGTCAAAAAGTTAAAATTTAAATACACATATACAAAGGTGCATAAGAAAAGACATCGATGTTGAACGATGACAAAGAAGTTATTATGCAGAAAAAACATATTAAAAAAGACGACGTAACAATTAATAATATGAAGAAAATATACTATTCTGATGTATATAAAAACTAAAAAGATATGGTCAAACACATCGTCCTGCGAGAGCACAAATTTCTAGGAGCACAATATGTTGGACAAAAGACGATTGGTTAATCGCATTTGAGATGTGTGGGCACAAGAGTCCTCTCACAAATCTCAAAAACGGCTAACTAGACGTCTTCTGCTCATCATATTGTGCTCGCAGAAACTTGATAACGCTCGCGTAGGACGTGTTTAACATGATCTTTTCATATACATCGAAATAGTATGATAGTTTCTTCTTAATCTTAACTAATGCGTAGTCTTTATCAAATTGTTCGTTATCAACAATAACTTCTTAGTCATCGTTTAAGATCGTTTTCTCTCCTTCTATACCTTCATTTATGAGTATTTTGATTTTTACTCTTTGACTAAGGGTTATCCTTCTTTGAAACGTTATTAATTGTTGAAATGTTTCATCTTGAAATTTAGAAATATTTCACGAATTCcatagatttgacaagatttcCTAATCAAACATTGAATTACATCACACTTTTGTAAACATTTCTAATATCTTTATCTTCATAAACAAATAAACCTTTTTATGAAAAGAAACTCTATATAAAATTGAATTACATCACACTTTTGTAAACATTTCTAATATCTTTATCTTCATAAACAAATAAACCTTTTTATGAAAAGAAACTCTATATAAAATGATGTACCGTCAATTCGATAATGTTCTGTTTCAATTCTTAAACGTTATTAATTGTTGAAATGTTTCATCTTGAAATTTAGAAATATTTCACGAATTCcatagatttgacaagatttcCTAATCAAACATTGAATTACATCACTTTTGTAAACATTTGTAATATCTTTATCTTCATAAACAAATAAACCTTTTTATGAAAAGAAACTCTATATAAAATGATGTACCGTCAATTCGATAATGTTCTGTTTCAATTCTTAAAAAAATCTTCTCTTGTATCTTTTTATGTGCCCTGTCTAGCTGTGACATCATAACTGAAACGTGATTGAAATTATTTTACAATTGCTCCGACCTGCCATTAAAACTTTTCAAGGAAACAGGGCTAGGGCTCGATATCAACCTGAAAGAAGTAGAATATTACAAAGTTAATAAGAGGAAACGTTGGaataaatatgtgattttattggtGACGTAGTGCATTAATTAATGAAATTAGGGGTGTGCATACTAATTAATGTATGAACATGTAGTAGTTCATTGAATAAGGATAGACACGGCAACATACATtataaaaaataaaacaaaatacttacacatgcatgattatatatatatatatatatatatatatatatatatatatatatatatatatagagggtgaggatccatggagaactcatggtagtagagaactcatggaactcgtgcagattcactaaatctgcgtgcagattcacatattttttttttttttttttttgcagattttttttttctgttcagattttttttttttttttgcaaattcagtcaatctgcgtgcagattgacgattttttccagttttttttttttttatagatcgactttttttcagttttttttatacagattgagtcaatctgcgttttgcgtttttttttttttgcagtttttttttttttttttttgcagattcacttttttttctgtgcagattagctgtttttttttttgcagttttttttttttccagattgtattttttttcatagattgaagctcaatctccacatagattgaagttcaatctatgagttctatgggttttctacatactctagttctctaggtatcctttgactatatatatatatatatatatatatatatatataaaggaagaATTCATGGTCTCAAGAGTATCATCATCTAATCCACTTCTCAATAACGCTACCACATTATAAAAAATTTAGATACATGCTACAAGTAAACCATCACTTTTATTATAGCATAAGCAGAATGTTTTATGGATCTATCTTGGCAAACCATACCTTTTTTTCAGACTAAGAAAATTTAGTATGGATTATCTTAACAAACCATACCTTTTTTCAGGCTAAGAAAATTTAGTTTCAAGCTCAACAGCTCTATAGACACTATTGTAAAACATTGTCAATCTACACTGAATTCCTTATAAGCTTTGATCTAAACTTAAAACAACACAAGatagaatctaaacataaaaattaaaaataataaaataaaacataTCCCCAAATTCAGTGTTATATGAGAAGCTTGCAAATTTGGGCTTTACAAATACTTGACAATCATTAGTTTTAAGGGTATGCACTTGATAAACATACCATGATTATCAACAACGGCCGGATATGTAGGTTCCATTCTCTTGGGGTCTAAATCTATGGTGATTGCGAATTCGATTATGGCGGtgtagttagggttagggtttctgTGGTTTTGTAGCGATCTTTGATATTTAGTATATGATACAAGAAGTATCACAAATATACTTTTGAACCCTTCAATTTATAGAAGTGCTAGTTTGAGAAGCTCTAAATAAATCAATAATCGTATTCGGATGACGAAGAGATTTTACAATTTATAAAACTTGCGCTTCTTTTAGAGAAAAAATATTGCAAACCTAAATTCTAGAAGATCGTGAAGGCGTGACCCAACATTTTTTAGATGATTAATGACGGTTTCGTATGCGTTGTCAACTTTTTATACAAATTATTACACTTTGTTACCAAGTTTAATATTGGAGAGAAAAAAAAGTAAATGGATGGGAATGAATGGGAAGACTAAGGAAGACTTTCAAGTACAGGTCAACTATGTAACCAAATTCCCTCAAAGCAAAACCCATTCACTATAACGAGAAGACAACGAATTGTTACAAATATGCATTATACACCCACCCTTGCGGATAAAAAAATGTCTCATTTACAACGTCATACAGGGTTTCATTTTAATCTAAACCACAAAAACTTCTAATGTGTTATTTAACAAAATATCAAAAACAAAAACGGAAGAAAAACGTAATCATCTATGCAAATACCGGCTAAACAATAGAAGCTTCTACAAAATGTGAATCTAATGCCCACGGCATACTTTAACAACCCCAACATTCATTCCAAAGCATGATCAGTTGTCACGTCTCGTCGTCATCCTGCGAGGAGCCTCAGTTTGTTCTTCTTTCTTCTCTTCTTCCTCACCTTCTGCTGCTGCAGCTGCGTCTGATGCCTCGCCTTCATCCTTCTTTGTTGTTGTCGCCACATtcactttcattgtctgtaaaaaACATTCTCCATTTCATAAGTATAGTCGACAAAGAAAACATATGTAGTTAACTAGTGACAAATTCTGTAAGCAGGAGCCTCTTATAACctttttattattgttatagtgTTGTTCTGTAAGCACATAACATAGTAACATACTATAAACTAATTGACCGCCTTATAAAGTGCAGCGTCAATACAACAAAAAGCCGTATGACCAACCCACTCATCTTGCCACCTCTATTTATTAATGTAAATGATAGCTAACTTTTGGTACTTACAGCTTTCTTTCCACCAAACAACAGCTTCAACAAGACGCTAAAGAgtgttgcctttcaaaaaaaaaaaaaaaacaagacgcTAAATAGCACAACAACAATTGAAACTACGACACCAATTGTAAGGTTCGGCTGCTTTTCTGCTTTCTCAATAAGTTCCTGCAATAATAGAATAGGAAGTTTTGAATACACACAACAGAGAAAAATTATACATTTTGTCTGGTAATACATCTAGACTTACCATAACCTTGACCTGGTGCTCGCCCAAGAATGTTTAGATTGGCTATCTTGTAAAGGACATCAAAAACAATTTTTAACACACTTCTATACtctttcttttcttcttttatattctcatattttttaaaatattaattaaaaatgtgaGAAGGATACTTCATTTCAAATATAACATTGTCTCTAGTTATTTATAGTTGTTCGTGATGGCTCTTTTTTGCTATGTTTTCTACGCTTTAGTTTCTTTTGGTGTGGTGTATTGAACATGTATACTACTAAATTCAGTACCTTTTCATGTTTAACTACTTTCACGGTTGTGTCAATCTTCGCATGAGTCATGTGCTTTGCTTATCTAGTTAAAACAAATTAACATTCGATTGCATCAACTGAATTAGTTTTACAAATGGTAAAGCCAATCGATATACACTCGAACTTTGACCAATGTTTTGATTCAATGTGCAAAATAGTCCAGAGATCTTAAAAATTAACAGAGCCTTTCAAACAAAGCTCAACTAGATAACCAGTACTAGTAATAGACTTTTTTACAGATCATATAAACATAGAGAAAAGCATTCACTGTAACATAGAGAAAAATACCAATTGGTACAAGATATGGCTACCTTCTAGATAAAAATCTCTCATTTACAACGTCATATAAGTTTAGTTTTGTTCTAAACGACAAAAGCTTTTAATGTGTTTTAACAAAATATCAAAACAAAAAAGAAAAGATAAAAAAACGCAAATAGAagcaaaaatcaactaaacactagCAGCTACTACCAAATGTAAATCTAAAGCATGATCAATTGTCACGTCTAGTTGTCCTCCTGCGAGGAGCCTCATTTTGTTCTTCTTTCTTCTCTTCCTCCTCCTCACcttctgctgctgctgctgctgctgacttTGAGGTTTCACCTTCATCCATCTTTGCTGGTGCCGCCACATTCACATTCACCTTCGGTGTCTGTAAAAACAACAATTCTCAGTTTCATAACTATAATCAACACAGAAAACTTATTTAGAACAATTACAAACATTCCCTTTTGGATTGTGTCATATTAGATACATCAAATTAGCTAAACATATTACGCAGTAGTTAATACACATAACCTATTAGCATCTTTCTTTGAATTATTATAGTAACAGTGTTGTTCTGTAAGCGCAGAACCTATTATCAATTAGTTAACCAACTTATAGAGTGCAGCTTCAAATACATCAAAATGTCATATATATTACCAACCCCGCCCCATCTTGCCAACTCTAACTTTGTTAATGTAAAGGATAGCAAACTTTGGTACTTACCGCTTTCTTTCCACCGAACAACAGCTTCAACAGGACACTAAAGAGGACAACAACAACTGAAACTAGGACACCAATTGTGAGGTTTGGTTGCTTTTCTGCCTTCTCAATAAGTTCCTGCAATAATAGAATAAGAAGTTTTGAATACACGCAACAACAAAAAAAATGATACGTTATTATCTGGTAATACCAGATCTAGCGACTTACCACAACCTTGACCTTGTGCTCGCCCAGAAAGTCAAGATTGGCGATCTTGTAAAGAACATCAAAAACAGCTTTCTGCACGTGTTAACGTAATAAAACAAATTACACAATGACAAAAAGAATCAAAAAGTGAACTCTTGGTACTTGGTAAAAGCAAATACCTGAATACCCTTGAGACCCTCAAAACCAGCTGATTGTTCTTCGGCCTTCTGTTTCTCTTCTTCCACCTTAAACTTGGGCTTCCATGTGGTTTCCCTGATTGATGAGGCGGTCTTCTCATCACTTGCTATTAAAACGTTGTCAAACAAGATGCCATCTTGCATTGTCCAGATTTCAATACCAATGGCAGCGATCGGCTCAAAGTTGGGTGTGTCAAGTTCAAAGTAATTAGGGTTTGGAATCTCACGTGGCTTCCAGATACCCTTGTAAGCAGGGTTATCGATAAGAGGAGCACTCCACTTACCCTTATAAGCTGGGTTCCTCTTATTTGGTCTCCTCCATTCACCACAACCTGGAGCTGATTCACATTTAGGGTTGTCGATTTTGGGTGCCTCCCATTCACCATCTTCCTCATCATCCCAATCCTCGGGTTTCACAGCTTCTGGATCATCAACTTCCTCTGGTTCATCTTCAAGCCATCCTTCAGGCATCTCAGCTTCCTCATCTAATATTTCCATAGGTGCATCTTCATCCCAGTCCTCGGGCTTTTTGGCTTCCGGGTCAGGAATTTGAGCACGTTCATCCCAATCTTCAGGTTTCTTATCATCTGGGTCAGGGATGGTTTTATCAGGGATAAGTGCAGGTTCAAAGTCTTCTGATGAAAGAAAGTTAGCCTTCTTTTTCTCTTCTCCATCAACTAAGATGACAACCTCGTTGTCGGGTTTTAAAATGGCAGTGTACACATGGGTTAGTTTGTCTGAAGGGACAGATGGGGGAAATTTGAGATGGTGCTCAACAAACTCTCCACTCTTAGGGTTTTTATGCTTTAAGATGAAATGGACCTTGTTTGTGGCACCACATTTGTCAGGGCCAAACATGATTGAATAAGGAGACTCATTGTCAAATCCCTTTGCGGTCCATCCAGCCTCCTGTGGCCGAAGGTATTTCAGATACGCACCACCACACTCGAGACCATTTTGAAGACGAACTTCAAATTGGAGAACAATGGTGCCATCCTTAAGCTCAACAGGCTTCTCTAGCTCCTTGACAATTGCATACTTTCTAGCCTTCTCACTCACAAGAAGACCATAATCGTCATGCCCCTCACTCTTTGAGTGTTTCCATTCACCTAAGAACCACAAATAATACGACAAACAAACTCAGAAATCCATTGCAGCAAAAAACGAAATTAAAACAGAGAGATTCATTCAATGATTATAACTACATAAATGTAAATAGATTCAAAGTCACATGAATGTTTAAAACAACATACACGAGCATATATAAAATCTGACATGAAGCAACTTAGTGACGTAAGCTATGGTACAAATACAACTACACCGTGTTTGATACGTTAAATACGAAAATACAGTTTTAAGTCAGCGTCAGATAAGAACATCTGGACAACGTTCAAATCTTAACATCCAGAACACTGAACTTATACACGTTACATAGGAACATCAGATAAGCAAGTCAAAGTACCAATAGATATACTTACGCATATTGAAAGCAAATTAACTGCATCTACACAAACTCTTAGGGTCAATACATAAGAAACAACCAATAGAATTATCGAATTACAAGTAACTAATTTAAACCCTAAATTCAAGCTAAGCAGCGTTATTTACATAAAATACACCATATATCCGGACAAATCTTACCAGAATATTCCTCCTTCTCAGAGACGATCCAACTGCCCTCAAACGATTCATCAAATGACTCGTAAAATATCTACAAAAATCAAATGAATATGCATATACATAAGAATCAGTTAAACAGTTCAAACTTTACAGACCTATAAATATATACACCGCATTAATTCACTTACAGCGTCAGAAGCAGATGCGGAAATCTGTGAAATCAAGCAACCGATCAAAAGAAAACAACAAAATTGCAACGATCTCATCTTTCGTCGGTAAACAGATCTTGCGATCTGAATAATCTAGTTGATTTTGAGAAGAAGATTctagtaaaaataaaaaatatatatatgtaatacagAGACTGCGCTCTTGAAATTGTGAAGTTTATTGTTTGAGAATACATATATACAGATCTGGAGAGAAATTGTGTCGAGTTGGTGCAACCAATGACATCGTCTGCCACGTAAAAATTACCAATAGAAAGGTGACACGTAGGATTTGAGCCGTGGCTGGTTTTGATGGCAGTGAAATTTGAGATGGACGGCTAGGATTCGTGCAGTGTTTTGGACGCATTTAAATTGACTTCCTGCGTTGAATGTTACCCCGTTCTTTGTGAATTATTTCTTATTTTACAAAaataatgaaaactttataaaacgACCACATTTCATTTCATGAAAAATGAAAGTGCTATAACTCAAGATATTCAAAAGAAACCCGACGAGCTTTGAAACTGGAAACCCAACACAAACCACCTAAAAGACATCTAAAGTCTAAGCTCGCAAAACCAAACAAACTACAATAAAATCACGAACATGCTAGCAACTAACCATTTATAAAATAAATGAGCTGTAAGTTAAacaaaaaatactaaaaaataaaaataaaaataaaactaagatAAACAACCAAACATACATGTCACACAACCCCTCAAGCGCCTATGAGTGTGTATATCGTAGGAGTCTCTTTCTTGATCTTCGTAATCGGCCTTAGAACTTTACCATTCATCTATATATAAGAAACCGACTTGCTTGCACGAGATAATTAAGAAATATCCGAAGACATTTGGGGCACTGTGAATTCGACGTGCCAACGTCCAAATCCAAACGAAGGGACCTGCAAAAAAAATCGTCACCCTAAGCATCCTTGAAGATATTATGAATCACCTATCTCAAGTCGATTTCATAATCGTTATTTTTTTAACTAAAAGAATTTTCTCTTTTCTTTATTTTAGCGAATCCTTGGCACAAACACCATCAAAACCTTATAAGCAACAATTTTGGAAGACTTTAGAGGGCCCCGAAACTTCTACGTTTTTTTAACCATTCACG
This window of the Rutidosis leptorrhynchoides isolate AG116_Rl617_1_P2 chromosome 7, CSIRO_AGI_Rlap_v1, whole genome shotgun sequence genome carries:
- the LOC139858468 gene encoding calnexin homolog, encoding MRSLQFCCFLLIGCLISQISASASDAIFYESFDESFEGSWIVSEKEEYSGEWKHSKSEGHDDYGLLVSEKARKYAIVKELEKPVELKDGTIVLQFEVRLQNGLECGGAYLKYLRPQEAGWTAKGFDNESPYSIMFGPDKCGATNKVHFILKHKNPKSGEFVEHHLKFPPSVPSDKLTHVYTAILKPDNEVVILVDGEEKKKANFLSSEDFEPALIPDKTIPDPDDKKPEDWDERAQIPDPEAKKPEDWDEDAPMEILDEEAEMPEGWLEDEPEEVDDPEAVKPEDWDDEEDGEWEAPKIDNPKCESAPGCGEWRRPNKRNPAYKGKWSAPLIDNPAYKGIWKPREIPNPNYFELDTPNFEPIAAIGIEIWTMQDGILFDNVLIASDEKTASSIRETTWKPKFKVEEEKQKAEEQSAGFEGLKGIQKAVFDVLYKIANLDFLGEHKVKVVELIEKAEKQPNLTIGVLVSVVVVLFSVLLKLLFGGKKATPKVNVNVAAPAKMDEGETSKSAAAAAAEGEEEEEKKEEQNEAPRRRTTRRDN